The following proteins come from a genomic window of Meles meles chromosome 1, mMelMel3.1 paternal haplotype, whole genome shotgun sequence:
- the LOC123953174 gene encoding translation initiation factor IF-2-like, with the protein MSRAAKNRSIRDGLSDWGADHGKVRCFGPLVWASTRRSHALGAAGTGDQPARRSAPWRPAVSLSRVSKPLTGAPSRLGAPQRPRRGLGGVPSCTAGSRAAARGEPRNYPNYSPASAAEARAATPARERPRPRPSVGTAGPSARGGVGGGGVRSPPARQAPVADKPAQPLSPAG; encoded by the exons ATGAGCAGGGCTGCCAAGAACCGAAGCATCAGGGATGGGCTGTCGG ACTGGGGGGCAGACCATGGCAAGGTGCGGTGTTTCGGGCCCCTTGTCTGGGCCAGCACCAGAAGATCCCATGCGCTCGGTGCAGCAGGAACGGGGGACCAGCCGGCACGCAGAAGTGCTCCATGGAGGCCAGCTGTCTCCCTGTCCCGCGTCTCCAAGCCCCTCACCGGGGCCCCTTCTCGTCTGGGCGCGCCCCAGCGGCCCCGCCGCGGATTAGGAGGGGTCCCGAGCTGCACGGCGGGGTCCCGAGCTGCCGCCCGCGGGGAGCCGCGCAATTACCCTAATTACAGCCCGGCCTCCGCGGCGGAGGCCCGCGCGGCCACGCCGGCCAGAGAACGCCCCCGGCCCAGGCCGAGCGTGGGAACGGCCGGGCCCTCCGCCCGGGGCGGGGTCGGCGGCGGCGGCGTCAGGAGCCCGCCCGCCCGGCAGGCCCCAGTGGCCGATAAGCCCGCCCAGCCGCTCTCGCCCGCCGGCTGA